A region of Vitis riparia cultivar Riparia Gloire de Montpellier isolate 1030 chromosome 12, EGFV_Vit.rip_1.0, whole genome shotgun sequence DNA encodes the following proteins:
- the LOC117927101 gene encoding inactive TPR repeat-containing thioredoxin TTL3-like isoform X1, whose protein sequence is MPYTSKSIQEMGIDSLSDRVRDTLSCESNKPDFRELDLGSPVSPLMTRGSGGGGGGSGGGGGPAAMSSSSSSSGSVSGKTGGTHLVKRPDGSLNNYSGELSASSETSPYASETLRSVAGTRNSRPGHRRSSSAGPPLIYSGASFVSSSNGGCSGGGASSISSNPNANVLPSGNICPSGKILKAGMPCRSSGRSDVLGSGTGHYGHGSIMRGGAKLSSPRIADVNMTGNIQFAGESVMVKRAMGSSDPEEVKKAGNELYRRGSFTEALSLYDRAISLSPDNAAYRSNRAAALTALGKLAEAVKECEEAVRLDPGYGRAHQRLASLYLRLGQVENARRHLFLPGQPPDPSELQKLLSLEKHLNRCVDARKIGDWKSALRECDAAIAAGADSSPQLISCRAEALLKLHQIEDADSCLSSIPKFEHYSPSCSTKFFGMIAETYVLYVRAQVEMALGRFENAVAAAEKAGLIDYSNVEVGKLLNNVKLVARVRARGNELFSSGRFSEACSAYGEGLKYDTSNSVLYCNRAVCWSKLGLWEKSVEDCNHALKIQPNYTKALLRRAVSNGKLGRWAEAVKDYEVLRRELPGDIEVAESLSQAQAALSKSWEEETHSVKFGGEVEEVSGVDQFKAAISSPGVSVVHFKVASNYQCGQVSPIMDKLCVQYPSIKFLKVDVEESPAVAKAESIKSVPTFKIYKNGGKVNEMICPSHQYLEYSVRYYSL, encoded by the exons ATGCCTTATACGTCGAAATCGATACAAGAAATGGGCATTGATTCGCTTTCAGATAGAGTGCGGGACACGCTGAGTTGCGAGAGCAATAAGCCTGATTTCAGAGAGCTTGATCTGGGTTCGCCCGTTTCGCCGTTGATGACTCGAGGCAGCGGCGGCGGAGGCGGCGGCagcggtggtggtggtggtccCGCCGCTATGAGCAGCAGTTCAAGCTCCTCCGGTTCGGTTTCTGGCAAAACTGGTGGTACCCATTTGGTTAAAAGACCAGATGGTAGTCTAAACAACTACTCCGGGGAGCTCTCGGCCTCCAGCGAGACCAGCCCCTACGCCTCTGAAACCCTTCGATCCGTTGCCGGCACCCGGAATTCGAGGCCGGGTCACCGGAGATCGAGCTCGGCTGGACCGCCATTGATCTACTCAGGTGCAAGCTTCGTTAGTAGCAGCAATGGTGGTTGTAGTGGTGGGGGTGCAAGCTCTATCTCGTCCAACCCAAACGCAAATGTGCTTCCCAGCGGCAACATTTGTCCATCGGGGAAGATCCTGAAGGCCGGAATGCCATGCCGGAGCTCCGGCAGGTCCGACGTGTTAGGTTCGGGAACCGGCCACTACGGCCACGGCAGCATAATGCGTGGTGGTGCTAAATTGAGCAGTCCACGCATTGCCGATGTAAATATGACCGGCAATATACAATTCGCCGGAGAATCTGTGATGGTAAAGAGGGCAATGGGTAGTTCTGATCCTGAGGAGGTGAAGAAAGCTGGCAATGAGTTGTATAGAAGAGGGAGTTTCACTGAGGCCTTATCGTTGTATGATCGAGCTATTTCACTCTCACCGGACAATGCAGCCTATCGGAGTAACCGAGCAGCGGCATTGACGGCGCTCGGGAAGTTGGCAGAGGCGGTAAAGGAGTGTGAGGAGGCTGTGAGGTTGGACCCTGGATATGGAAGGGCTCATCAAAGATTGGCCTCTCTTTATCTCAG GTTAGGGCAGGTTGAAAATGCCCGACGCCATCTCTTTTTACCTGGGCAACCACCAGATCCATCCGAGCTTCAGAAGTTGCTTTCTTTGGAGAAGCATCTGAACCGATGTGTTGATGCCCGAAAAATTGGTGATTGGAAAAGTGCACTAAGGGAATGTGATGCAGCCATTGCAGCCGGGGCAGATTCTTCTCCTCAG CTCATTTCTTGTAGAGCAGAGGCCCTGTTGAAGCTCCACCAAATCGAAGATGCAGATTCCTGCCTATCAAGCATTCCAAAATTTGAACATTATTCTCCTTCCTGCTCAACCAAGTTCTTCGGTATGATTGCTGAAACCTATGTTCTCTATGTCCGAGCTCAGGTTGAGATGGCACTGGGAAG GTTTGAGAATGCAGTTGCAGCAGCAGAGAAGGCGGGATTGATTGATTACAGTAATGTTGAAGTTGGAAAATTGCTGAACAATGTTAAATTGGTGGCAAGAGTGCGTGCCCGTGGCAATGAACTCTTCAGTTCTGGAAGATTTTCAGAAGCCTGCTCAGCTTACGGGGAAGGCCTCAAGTATGATACATCGAACTCTGTTCTATATTGCAATAGAGCAGTTTGCTGGTCTAAACTTGGTCTATGGGAAAAATCTGTTGAGGACTGCAACCATGCCCTCAAGATCCAACCAAATTACACCAAGGCTCTTCTTCGCAGAGCTGTCTCAAATGGGAAG CTTGGACGATGGGCAGAGGCAGTGAAAGATTATGAGGTCTTGAGGAGGGAACTTCCTGGAGACATTGAGGTTGCTGAATCTCTATCCCAGGCACAGGCTGCATTGTCAAAATCATGGGAGGAGGAAACTCATAGTGTGAAGTTTGGTGGTGAAGTGGAGGAGGTTTCTGGTGTCGACCAGTTTAAAGCTGCAATATCTTCACCTG GTGTTTCGGTGGTTCACTTCAAAGTGGCATCCAATTACCAGTGTGGACAGGTCTCCCCCATCATGGATAAGCTCTGTGTTCAATATCCATCCATAAAATTTCTCAAG GTGGATGTGGAGGAGAGCCCAGCAGTAGCAAAAGCCGAGAGCATAAAAAGTGTTCCAACCTTCAAGATTTACAAGAACGGGGGTAAGGTTAATGAAATGATCTGTCCCAGCCATCAATACTTGGAGTACTCAGTGAGGTATTACAGTCTCTAA
- the LOC117927101 gene encoding inactive TPR repeat-containing thioredoxin TTL3-like isoform X2 codes for MPYTSKSIQEMGIDSLSDRVRDTLSCESNKPDFRELDLGSPVSPLMTRGSGGGGGGSGGGGGPAAMSSSSSSSGSVSGKTGGTHLVKRPDGSLNNYSGELSASSETSPYASETLRSVAGTRNSRPGHRRSSSAGPPLIYSGASFVSSSNGGCSGGGASSISSNPNANVLPSGNICPSGKILKAGMPCRSSGRSDVLGSGTGHYGHGSIMRGGAKLSSPRIADVNMTGNIQFAGESVMVKRAMGSSDPEEVKKAGNELYRRGSFTEALSLYDRAISLSPDNAAYRSNRAAALTALGKLAEAVKECEEAVRLDPGYGRAHQRLASLYLRLGQVENARRHLFLPGQPPDPSELQKLLSLEKHLNRCVDARKIGDWKSALRECDAAIAAGADSSPQLISCRAEALLKLHQIEDADSCLSSIPKFEHYSPSCSTKFFGMIAETYVLYVRAQVEMALGRFENAVAAAEKAGLIDYSNVEVGKLLNNVKLVARVRARGNELFSSGRFSEACSAYGEGLKYDTSNSVLYCNRAVCWSKLGLWEKSVEDCNHALKIQPNYTKALLRRAVSNGKVHVHSPFASCVLDDGQRQ; via the exons ATGCCTTATACGTCGAAATCGATACAAGAAATGGGCATTGATTCGCTTTCAGATAGAGTGCGGGACACGCTGAGTTGCGAGAGCAATAAGCCTGATTTCAGAGAGCTTGATCTGGGTTCGCCCGTTTCGCCGTTGATGACTCGAGGCAGCGGCGGCGGAGGCGGCGGCagcggtggtggtggtggtccCGCCGCTATGAGCAGCAGTTCAAGCTCCTCCGGTTCGGTTTCTGGCAAAACTGGTGGTACCCATTTGGTTAAAAGACCAGATGGTAGTCTAAACAACTACTCCGGGGAGCTCTCGGCCTCCAGCGAGACCAGCCCCTACGCCTCTGAAACCCTTCGATCCGTTGCCGGCACCCGGAATTCGAGGCCGGGTCACCGGAGATCGAGCTCGGCTGGACCGCCATTGATCTACTCAGGTGCAAGCTTCGTTAGTAGCAGCAATGGTGGTTGTAGTGGTGGGGGTGCAAGCTCTATCTCGTCCAACCCAAACGCAAATGTGCTTCCCAGCGGCAACATTTGTCCATCGGGGAAGATCCTGAAGGCCGGAATGCCATGCCGGAGCTCCGGCAGGTCCGACGTGTTAGGTTCGGGAACCGGCCACTACGGCCACGGCAGCATAATGCGTGGTGGTGCTAAATTGAGCAGTCCACGCATTGCCGATGTAAATATGACCGGCAATATACAATTCGCCGGAGAATCTGTGATGGTAAAGAGGGCAATGGGTAGTTCTGATCCTGAGGAGGTGAAGAAAGCTGGCAATGAGTTGTATAGAAGAGGGAGTTTCACTGAGGCCTTATCGTTGTATGATCGAGCTATTTCACTCTCACCGGACAATGCAGCCTATCGGAGTAACCGAGCAGCGGCATTGACGGCGCTCGGGAAGTTGGCAGAGGCGGTAAAGGAGTGTGAGGAGGCTGTGAGGTTGGACCCTGGATATGGAAGGGCTCATCAAAGATTGGCCTCTCTTTATCTCAG GTTAGGGCAGGTTGAAAATGCCCGACGCCATCTCTTTTTACCTGGGCAACCACCAGATCCATCCGAGCTTCAGAAGTTGCTTTCTTTGGAGAAGCATCTGAACCGATGTGTTGATGCCCGAAAAATTGGTGATTGGAAAAGTGCACTAAGGGAATGTGATGCAGCCATTGCAGCCGGGGCAGATTCTTCTCCTCAG CTCATTTCTTGTAGAGCAGAGGCCCTGTTGAAGCTCCACCAAATCGAAGATGCAGATTCCTGCCTATCAAGCATTCCAAAATTTGAACATTATTCTCCTTCCTGCTCAACCAAGTTCTTCGGTATGATTGCTGAAACCTATGTTCTCTATGTCCGAGCTCAGGTTGAGATGGCACTGGGAAG GTTTGAGAATGCAGTTGCAGCAGCAGAGAAGGCGGGATTGATTGATTACAGTAATGTTGAAGTTGGAAAATTGCTGAACAATGTTAAATTGGTGGCAAGAGTGCGTGCCCGTGGCAATGAACTCTTCAGTTCTGGAAGATTTTCAGAAGCCTGCTCAGCTTACGGGGAAGGCCTCAAGTATGATACATCGAACTCTGTTCTATATTGCAATAGAGCAGTTTGCTGGTCTAAACTTGGTCTATGGGAAAAATCTGTTGAGGACTGCAACCATGCCCTCAAGATCCAACCAAATTACACCAAGGCTCTTCTTCGCAGAGCTGTCTCAAATGGGAAGGTGCATGTGCATTCCCCCTTCGCATCGTGTGT CTTGGACGATGGGCAGAGGCAGTGA
- the LOC117926085 gene encoding uncharacterized protein LOC117926085, producing the protein MAQKEGGIVKKGHEEGMRMAASLLEEFELPLGLLPLGNVLEVGFVRSTGYMWIIQEKKVEHQFKMISKLVSYDTEIDGYIEKKKIKKLKGVKAKELMLWPPVSQIKVDDPPTGKIHFKSLAGIVKTFPVEAFAAGQ; encoded by the coding sequence ATGGCACAGAAGGAAGGAGGCATTGTGAAGAAAGGGCATGAAGAAGGCATGAGAATGGCAGCATCTCTTCTAGAGGAATTCGAGCTGCCTCTAGGGCTTCTGCCTCTGGGCAACGTGCTGGAAGTGGGGTTCGTGAGAAGCACCGGGTACATGTGGATAATTCAGGAGAAGAAGGTGGAGCATCAGTTCAAGATGATCAGTAAGCTAGTCAGTTATGACACTGAGATAGATGGTTATATTGAGAAGAAGAAGATCAAGAAGCTTAAGGGTGTGAAGGCTAAGGAGCTGATGCTATGGCCCCCAGTGAGCCAGATCAAGGTGGATGACCCTCCAACTGGGAAAATTCACTTCAAGAGCCTTGCAGGGATTGTAAAAACCTTCCCAGTTGAGGCTTTTGCTGCTGGCCAGTAG